One part of the Gadus macrocephalus chromosome 8, ASM3116895v1 genome encodes these proteins:
- the LOC132462341 gene encoding Golgi reassembly-stacking protein 2-like: MGGSQSVEIPGGGSEGYHVLRVQENSPGHRAGLEPFFDFIVSINNTRLNKDNDTLKDLLKASVEKPVRMLVYSSKTLELREASVTPSNMWGGQGLLGVSIRFCSFEGANENVWHVLDVEPNSPAALAGLRPHTDYIIGADTVMNESEDLFSLIETHEGKGLKLYVYNTDTDNCREVVITPNGAWGGEGSLGCGIGYGYLHRIPTRPFEEGKKISFHGNTPSEPSSPLKDGFTEVQLSAVSPPPVSAALPAGLQDSLAGLSISSAPPTLPSELQTGPPTAPLLPSSSAGPALAPLPAFNPPATTLPGLMPLPANLANLNLAFPDLSAMSLAGLGALPPPTGALAFPPLGSLPPLGSLPPLSFPGLPPLPPLPPLPALPMLPSQLGPLLPQGATGPPMFTPPPAAVCPAPAAVSSPAEDCSAAARETLPTDSREAPERAGTPSS, from the exons ATGGGAGGATCGCAGAGCGTGGAGATACCGGGTGGTGGTTCTGAGGGCTACCATGTTCTTCGA GTTCAGGAGAACTCGCCGGGACACCGGGCGGGGCTGGAGCCGTTCTTCGACTTCATCGTGTCAATAAACAACACGAGACTG AATAAGGACAACGACACGCTGAAGGACCTGTTGAAGGCCAGCGTGGAGAAGCCAGTGCGAATGCTGGTCTACTCCTCCAAGACCCTGGAGCTGAGGGAAGCCTCCGTCACCCCTAGCAACATGTGGGGGGGCCAGGGCTTGCTGGGGGTCTCGATTAGATTCTGCAGCTTCGAGGGAGCCAATGAAAATGTCTGGCACGTGCTG GATGTTGAGCCCAACTCTCCTGCGGCGCTGGCGGGCCTGCGGCCGCACACGGACTACATCATAGGGGCCGACACGGTCATGAATGAG TCAGAGGACCTGTTCTCTCTGATCGAGACCCACGAGGGGAAGGGCCTGAAGCTGTATGTTTACAACACGGACACGGACAACTGCAGAGAGGTGGTCATCACTCCCAACGGGGCCTGGGGCGGAGAGGGAAG CCTTGGCTGCGGGATTGGCTACGGATATCTCCACAGGATCCCCACCCGGCCCTTCGAGGAGGGCAAGAAGATCAGTTTCCACGGCAACACTCCCAGCGAGCCCTCCAGTCCGCTGAAGGACGGGTTCaccgag GTGCAGCTCTCTGCAGTCTCGCCCCCGCCCGTCTCGGCAGCCCTCCCTGCCGGGCTACAGGATTCGCTGGCAGGCCTGTCCATcagctcagccccgcccaccctcCCCTCAGAGCTCCAGACTG gaccccccaccgcccccctcctccccagctcCTCGGCCGGCCCCGCCCTCGCCCCCCTGCCGGCGTTTAACCCCCCCGCCACCACGCTGCCAG GTTTGATGCCGCTGCCGGCTAACCTGGCCAACCTCAACCTGGCGTTCCCGGACCTCAGCGCCATGTCCCTGGCCGGGCTGGGGGCCCTACCACCCCCCACTGGAGCGCTAG CGTTCCCTCCCCTggggtccctccctcccctggggtccctccctcccctgagcTTCCCGGGCCTGCCCCCGCTGCCCCCGCTGCCCCCGCTGCCCGCCCTCCCGATGCTTCCGTCCCAGCTCGGCCCGCTCCTGCCCCAGGGGGCCACCGGACCCCCCATGTTCACCCCCCCGCCAGCCGCCGTGTGTCCCGCGCCCGCCGCCGTCTCTTCGCCCGCTGAGGATTGCTCGGCAGCCGCCAGGGAAACGCTACCGACAGACAGCAGGGAAGCGCCGGAGCGCGCCGGAACACCATCGTCGTAA